A single window of Coriobacteriia bacterium DNA harbors:
- a CDS encoding NifU family protein produces the protein MNAERIQQALDKIRPALQADGGDVEFVEFTEDGVVKVRLVGACRGCPMSQLTLSNGVERVLKEEIPEVVRVEAV, from the coding sequence ATGAATGCGGAGCGCATACAGCAAGCACTGGATAAGATTCGCCCTGCGCTGCAGGCCGATGGCGGCGATGTGGAGTTCGTAGAGTTTACCGAGGATGGCGTGGTCAAGGTTCGCCTCGTCGGTGCCTGTCGGGGTTGTCCGATGTCACAGCTGACCCTGTCCAACGGCGTCGAGCGCGTTCTCAAAGAGGAGATCCCGGAGGTCGTCCGAGTCGAGGCGGTCTAG